A single Sphingomonas kaistensis DNA region contains:
- the cueR gene encoding Cu(I)-responsive transcriptional regulator — translation MKIGQISSASGVSQRMIRHYEKIGLIPQAARRESGYRDYDERDLHTLHFIGRARDVGFGIEDIRQLLELWQDRSRSSADVKALALFRAEELGRKARQLEQMRATLQGLADACSGDDLPDCPILAGLESEELMPKGA, via the coding sequence ATGAAGATCGGTCAGATTTCGTCAGCCAGTGGCGTTAGTCAGCGAATGATCCGACACTACGAGAAGATCGGCTTGATACCTCAAGCAGCCAGGCGCGAATCCGGCTATCGCGATTATGACGAACGCGATCTCCATACGCTCCACTTCATAGGTCGAGCGAGAGACGTTGGCTTTGGTATCGAGGATATCCGCCAGCTTCTGGAGCTCTGGCAAGACCGTTCCCGATCCAGTGCCGACGTAAAGGCACTGGCTCTCTTCAGGGCAGAAGAACTCGGCCGTAAGGCCCGTCAGTTGGAGCAGATGCGCGCCACGCTGCAGGGCCTAGCCGACGCTTGTAGCGGTGATGACCTACCTGATTGCCCCATTCTGGCGGGCCTTGAGTCCGAAGAGCTTATGCCAAAAGGCGCTTGA
- a CDS encoding heavy metal translocating P-type ATPase, producing the protein MRNPSHAPGSDCHHQHGQSTSHDHVTPGKVIDPVCGMTVDPATAYHQAEHAGRTYHFCSAKCRERFELRPELYLETGSSAPSPGSSEIEYTCPMHPEIVQIGPGTCPICGMALEPKAFDPNSGPSEEYLNMRRRFVVSAALSAPLFVLVMLRHFWPATVEFIGGRTLDWVELIMATPVVLWGGWPFFVRGWNSLKTLHLNMFTLIAIGTGIAWAYSIVGAIAPQVFPPAFRTHEGGVGLYFEAAAVIVTLVLLGQVLELRAREQTGSAIRALLDLAPKTAHLIHAGKERDVPLDMVRSDDQLRVKPGEAIPVDGEVVEGASSVDESMLTGEPLPVGKEPGSPVTGGSINGDGSFVMRADRVGSETMLSRIVQMVAEAQRSQAPIQRKVDQVAAWFVPAVIAVAVIAFAIWSFAAPEPRLAFALVSAVSVLIIACPCALGLATPMSIMVGVGKGAQSGVLIKNAEALERFASVDTLVLDKTGTLTEGKPALVAVEATGSLSSDEVLRLSASLEASSAHPLAHAIVKGAEEGHLAPVPSTDFLSISGKGLVGTVENRRVAIGNSALMEAEGSDTSKLEAAAGKHRDEGATVMFVAVDGRAAGLIAVADPIKHTTEAAIAGLHREGLRIIMLTGDNRRTAEAVARKLGIDEVVADVLPADKDAAIERLKQQGRVVAMAGDGVNDAPALARADIGIAMGTGADVAVESAGVTLVGGDLTGLVRARRLSRAVTANIRQNLLFAFGYNALGVPIAAGVLYPVFGILLSPMIAALAMSLSSVSVIGNALRLRSVQL; encoded by the coding sequence ATGAGAAATCCTTCACACGCACCCGGGTCTGACTGTCACCACCAACATGGTCAGTCGACCTCTCACGACCATGTGACGCCCGGGAAGGTCATCGACCCCGTTTGCGGCATGACGGTCGATCCGGCGACTGCCTACCATCAAGCCGAGCACGCTGGCCGTACATATCATTTCTGTTCGGCCAAGTGCCGGGAGCGCTTCGAGCTGAGGCCAGAGCTCTACCTTGAGACTGGAAGTTCGGCACCTTCGCCCGGCTCATCCGAGATCGAGTACACTTGCCCGATGCACCCAGAGATCGTGCAGATTGGCCCCGGCACCTGCCCCATCTGCGGCATGGCTCTGGAGCCGAAGGCCTTCGATCCGAACAGCGGACCGTCAGAAGAGTATCTGAACATGCGCCGGCGCTTCGTCGTGTCGGCTGCCTTGTCCGCGCCCTTGTTCGTCCTCGTCATGCTTCGGCATTTCTGGCCAGCGACGGTTGAGTTCATCGGTGGCCGCACGCTCGATTGGGTCGAGCTCATCATGGCGACACCGGTCGTGCTCTGGGGTGGCTGGCCCTTCTTCGTGCGAGGCTGGAATAGCCTCAAGACGCTTCACCTCAACATGTTCACCCTGATTGCGATCGGAACTGGCATTGCTTGGGCCTATTCTATTGTGGGGGCCATCGCTCCCCAGGTCTTCCCGCCCGCGTTCCGAACTCACGAGGGGGGCGTCGGCCTCTACTTCGAGGCAGCTGCTGTAATCGTTACGCTGGTGCTGCTTGGCCAGGTGCTGGAGCTACGCGCTCGCGAACAGACCGGCTCGGCCATCCGAGCCTTGCTCGACCTAGCGCCGAAAACAGCGCACCTGATCCATGCCGGAAAGGAACGTGACGTTCCGCTCGACATGGTCAGAAGCGACGACCAGCTCAGGGTCAAACCTGGTGAAGCGATCCCTGTCGATGGGGAAGTAGTCGAAGGCGCGTCCTCGGTGGACGAGTCGATGCTTACCGGCGAGCCGCTACCGGTTGGCAAGGAGCCGGGCTCGCCCGTGACTGGTGGCTCCATCAACGGCGATGGCAGCTTCGTCATGCGTGCCGATCGGGTTGGGTCGGAGACCATGCTGTCGCGCATTGTACAGATGGTTGCCGAGGCACAGCGCAGTCAGGCGCCTATCCAGCGGAAGGTTGATCAAGTCGCTGCTTGGTTCGTGCCGGCAGTTATCGCTGTTGCAGTGATCGCGTTTGCAATCTGGTCTTTTGCTGCTCCCGAGCCGCGCCTTGCCTTTGCACTGGTTTCAGCGGTCAGCGTGCTGATCATCGCCTGCCCGTGTGCACTCGGACTGGCTACGCCCATGTCGATTATGGTTGGCGTAGGTAAGGGCGCGCAATCCGGCGTGCTCATCAAGAACGCCGAAGCCTTGGAGCGCTTCGCCAGCGTCGATACCTTGGTCCTCGACAAGACGGGCACGCTCACCGAAGGCAAGCCCGCACTGGTAGCCGTCGAGGCTACCGGCAGTCTGTCCTCTGATGAAGTGCTGCGGCTTTCGGCATCTTTGGAAGCATCGAGCGCCCACCCCCTCGCTCATGCGATCGTCAAAGGGGCAGAGGAGGGCCACCTGGCGCCTGTGCCATCCACGGACTTTCTCTCGATTAGTGGCAAAGGGCTTGTCGGCACGGTCGAGAACCGCCGAGTGGCGATCGGTAATTCCGCTCTGATGGAGGCGGAAGGCTCGGATACTAGCAAGCTGGAGGCTGCTGCCGGCAAGCACCGTGACGAGGGCGCTACCGTGATGTTTGTCGCGGTTGATGGGCGAGCCGCAGGGCTCATTGCAGTCGCCGATCCGATCAAGCACACTACCGAAGCTGCCATTGCAGGCCTTCATCGAGAAGGCCTGCGCATCATCATGCTAACCGGCGATAATCGCCGTACGGCTGAAGCAGTCGCTCGGAAACTCGGGATCGACGAGGTAGTAGCTGACGTGCTGCCCGCCGATAAGGATGCGGCGATCGAGCGACTGAAGCAGCAGGGCCGAGTGGTCGCTATGGCTGGAGACGGGGTCAACGATGCTCCCGCTCTTGCCCGAGCCGACATCGGGATCGCGATGGGAACGGGCGCTGACGTTGCAGTCGAGAGTGCGGGCGTAACTCTGGTGGGGGGTGATCTGACCGGCCTAGTGCGTGCTCGGCGGCTCAGCCGGGCGGTAACAGCCAACATTCGCCAGAACCTTCTGTTTGCCTTCGGCTACAATGCGCTTGGAGTGCCCATCGCAGCCGGCGTGTTGTATCCCGTCTTCGGTATCCTACTCTCTCCTATGATCGCCGCCTTGGCCATGAGCCTCTCTTCTGTATCGGTGATCGGCAACGCCTTGCGGCTTCGGAGTGTGCAGCTGTGA
- the purQ gene encoding phosphoribosylformylglycinamidine synthase subunit PurQ, with the protein MKSAVLVFPGSNCDRDLAVALERATGRRPEMVWHRDTSLPEGLDLIAVPGGFSYGDYLRSGAMAARSPIMQAVIDEAGKGRPVLGICNGFQVLTEAGLLPGALMRNAALTFVCKDAALTVENNRTRFTNAYSAGETIHIPVAHHDGNFQADADTLARIEGEGQVVFRYACTVNGSANDIAGLVNAGGNVLGMMPHPERAAEPAHGNEDGRRLFDSLVGALAAV; encoded by the coding sequence ATGAAGAGCGCGGTTCTCGTCTTTCCGGGCTCCAACTGCGATCGCGATCTCGCCGTAGCGCTGGAGCGCGCGACCGGCCGCCGGCCCGAGATGGTCTGGCACCGCGATACCAGCCTTCCCGAGGGCCTCGACCTGATCGCCGTCCCCGGCGGCTTCAGCTACGGGGATTATCTTCGCTCGGGCGCGATGGCGGCGCGCTCGCCGATCATGCAGGCGGTGATCGACGAAGCCGGCAAGGGCCGCCCGGTGCTCGGCATCTGCAACGGCTTCCAGGTCCTGACTGAAGCAGGGCTGCTGCCGGGCGCCCTGATGCGCAACGCCGCACTCACCTTTGTCTGCAAGGATGCGGCGCTGACGGTCGAGAATAACCGTACCCGCTTCACCAACGCCTATTCAGCCGGTGAGACGATCCACATCCCGGTCGCCCACCACGACGGCAATTTCCAGGCCGACGCCGACACGCTGGCCCGGATCGAGGGCGAGGGACAGGTGGTGTTCCGCTACGCCTGCACGGTGAACGGCTCGGCCAACGACATCGCGGGCCTCGTCAACGCGGGCGGCAATGTGCTTGGCATGATGCCGCACCCCGAACGCGCAGCCGAGCCGGCGCATGGCAACGAGGATGGCCGCCGCTTGTTCGACAGCCTGGTCGGAGCGCTGGCGGCGGTCTAG
- the purS gene encoding phosphoribosylformylglycinamidine synthase subunit PurS translates to MKARVLVTLKPGVLDPQGKAIHHALEGLGFDGVNDVRAGKLIELDLADDTDDAAIEDMCRKLLANTVIENFKIERLG, encoded by the coding sequence ATGAAGGCGCGGGTTCTGGTGACGTTGAAGCCGGGCGTGCTCGATCCGCAGGGCAAGGCGATCCACCATGCGCTGGAAGGTCTGGGCTTCGACGGCGTCAATGACGTGCGCGCGGGCAAGCTGATCGAGCTCGACCTTGCCGACGACACCGATGACGCTGCGATCGAAGACATGTGCCGCAAGCTTCTCGCCAACACGGTGATCGAGAACTTCAAGATTGAGCGGCTCGGCTGA
- a CDS encoding NAD-dependent epimerase/dehydratase family protein, producing the protein MKLAITGGTGFVGARLLALAVEQGHEVVALTRRSQNERHGVTWVQGALDNRQALQRLVDHADAVIHVAGVISAPDAAGFEAGNVTGTLSLLAAATASGVHRFVHVSSLAAREPALSLYGASKARSEELVQRSGLDWAVVRPPAVYGPGDSETLDLFKAARLGLVPLPPKGRLSLIHADDLSRLLLALAAEGAPSKLLVEPDDGRPNGWTHREFAAALATAQDRRALALSVPAGLVRLGARVDGLLRRHKAKLTPDRAAYFCHPDWTVDPARRPPADLWQPAIATPDGLAQTARWYERQGWL; encoded by the coding sequence GTGAAGCTGGCGATCACGGGCGGCACCGGCTTCGTCGGCGCCCGCCTGCTCGCGCTTGCCGTCGAACAGGGTCACGAGGTCGTGGCGCTGACCCGCCGGTCGCAGAACGAGCGGCACGGCGTGACTTGGGTACAGGGCGCGCTCGACAATCGGCAGGCGCTGCAGCGGCTGGTCGATCATGCCGATGCGGTGATCCACGTCGCCGGCGTCATCAGCGCACCAGACGCCGCAGGGTTCGAAGCGGGTAACGTCACCGGCACGCTCTCTCTCCTCGCCGCCGCCACCGCCAGCGGCGTCCATCGCTTTGTCCACGTCTCCAGCCTTGCCGCGCGGGAACCAGCGCTGTCGCTCTACGGCGCCTCCAAGGCCAGGAGTGAAGAGCTGGTGCAGCGCAGCGGGCTCGACTGGGCGGTCGTTCGCCCGCCCGCCGTCTACGGCCCCGGCGACAGCGAAACGCTGGACTTGTTCAAGGCCGCGCGCCTAGGCCTCGTGCCGCTGCCTCCCAAGGGACGGCTCAGCCTGATTCACGCCGACGATCTGTCGCGCCTGCTGCTGGCACTTGCCGCCGAGGGCGCGCCAAGCAAGCTGCTGGTCGAGCCCGACGATGGTCGCCCGAACGGCTGGACCCACCGCGAATTCGCCGCCGCCCTTGCCACCGCGCAGGATCGCCGCGCCCTGGCCTTGTCAGTGCCCGCCGGCCTGGTTCGGCTGGGCGCGCGGGTCGATGGGCTGCTGCGTCGGCACAAGGCCAAGCTGACCCCGGACCGCGCCGCTTATTTCTGTCATCCCGACTGGACCGTGGATCCGGCCCGGCGGCCTCCTGCCGACCTGTGGCAACCGGCAATCGCGACGCCGGACGGGCTTGCGCAAACCGCCCGCTGGTACGAACGGCAGGGCTGGCTCTAG
- the obgE gene encoding Obg family GTPase CgtA → MHFLDQAKIFVRSGAGGPGAVSFRREKYIEYGGPDGGNGGKGGDIVFEAVPGLNTLIDFRYTQHFRAPRGKGGAGSNRFGAYGEDLVIKVPVGTQILADDEDRTLLADLTTEGERLVFLRGGDGGRGNATYKTSTNRAPRQHQKGWPGEEMYVWLRLKLLADVGLVGLPNAGKSTFINAVTNADAKVGAYAFTTLRPQLGVVSHHGREFVVADIPGLIEGAADGAGIGDRFLGHIERTRVILHLIDCQDEDVATSYRIVRDELENYGAGLEDKAVVLALNKVDTIDAELIEALSEELREASGLPVLALSAAAEIGLQPVLDALSEHVGGRLDGDFEEEAADPDEPAKSWSPL, encoded by the coding sequence ATGCATTTCCTTGACCAGGCCAAGATCTTCGTCCGCTCGGGCGCGGGTGGGCCAGGCGCTGTTTCCTTTCGGCGCGAAAAATATATCGAATATGGAGGTCCCGACGGCGGCAACGGCGGCAAGGGCGGCGATATCGTGTTCGAAGCGGTGCCCGGACTCAATACCCTGATCGACTTCCGCTATACCCAGCATTTCCGGGCCCCTCGCGGCAAGGGCGGCGCGGGGTCCAACCGCTTCGGCGCTTATGGCGAGGATCTCGTCATCAAGGTGCCCGTTGGAACCCAGATCCTCGCTGACGACGAGGATCGCACCCTGCTCGCCGACCTCACCACCGAGGGCGAGCGGCTGGTGTTCCTGCGCGGCGGTGACGGCGGGCGCGGCAACGCGACCTATAAAACCTCCACCAACCGCGCGCCGCGCCAGCATCAGAAAGGCTGGCCGGGCGAGGAAATGTATGTCTGGCTGCGCTTGAAGCTGCTCGCCGACGTCGGTCTGGTCGGTCTGCCCAACGCGGGCAAATCGACCTTCATCAACGCCGTCACCAATGCCGACGCCAAGGTCGGTGCCTATGCCTTTACCACCCTGCGCCCGCAGCTCGGCGTGGTCAGCCATCACGGCCGCGAGTTCGTGGTTGCCGACATCCCCGGTCTGATCGAAGGCGCGGCGGACGGCGCCGGGATCGGCGACCGCTTCCTCGGCCACATCGAGCGCACCCGCGTGATCCTCCACCTGATCGATTGCCAGGACGAGGATGTCGCCACCAGCTACCGCATCGTCCGCGACGAACTCGAAAATTACGGCGCCGGGCTCGAAGACAAGGCGGTGGTGCTGGCCCTGAACAAGGTCGACACGATCGACGCCGAATTGATCGAGGCACTGTCGGAAGAGCTGCGCGAGGCCAGCGGCCTTCCGGTTTTGGCACTGTCGGCAGCGGCCGAAATCGGCCTTCAGCCCGTTCTCGACGCCTTGTCCGAGCATGTCGGCGGCCGCCTCGACGGTGATTTCGAGGAAGAAGCTGCCGACCCGGACGAGCCGGCGAAGAGCTGGTCGCCCCTGTGA
- a CDS encoding biopolymer transporter ExbD, with protein sequence MVSLASAVPAAAEPMMELNTTPLIDIMLVLLIMFIITIPPQSHAVKLDLPGEGKAEPDPLRNKVVVTDTGGLLFNGAAVTPPELTTLFERMAQLPRQPELQLQPAAAAPYGAVDDVLVRAKKADLTRLGFVGNEAYQRF encoded by the coding sequence ATGGTCAGTCTTGCTTCTGCCGTTCCTGCCGCCGCCGAGCCGATGATGGAGCTCAATACCACGCCCCTGATCGACATCATGCTGGTCCTGCTCATCATGTTCATCATCACCATTCCCCCGCAAAGCCATGCGGTGAAACTGGATCTGCCGGGCGAGGGCAAGGCCGAGCCGGATCCGTTGCGCAACAAGGTGGTGGTGACCGACACTGGCGGTCTGCTCTTCAACGGCGCGGCCGTGACCCCGCCCGAACTCACCACCTTGTTCGAGCGCATGGCGCAATTGCCGCGTCAGCCCGAGCTTCAGCTGCAGCCGGCCGCGGCTGCGCCGTATGGCGCGGTAGACGACGTCCTCGTCCGCGCCAAAAAGGCGGATCTGACGCGCCTCGGTTTTGTCGGCAACGAGGCGTACCAGCGCTTCTGA
- a CDS encoding sulfite exporter TauE/SafE family protein: protein MLAELLADPSVLLPFILIGFAAQLIDGALGMAYGVISSTLLVGMGVPPKVASAGVHTAEIFTTGISATNHIAHGNVDWRLFLRIVIPGAVGGALGAYVLSNIHADIARPVVLAYLAALGLILLWRGWTHRHVIRPARIVEPLGLVGGFLDAAGGGGWGPVVTSNLMVQGTAPRFTIGTVNTAEFFVTLTISGTFLFTIGWDAFSTAIIGLLIGGVFAAPLGAIIAKRVEADRLLVLVGAVLTATSAWGLWRLLA from the coding sequence ATCCTCGCCGAGCTTCTTGCCGATCCGTCGGTGCTCCTGCCCTTCATCCTGATCGGCTTCGCCGCCCAGTTGATCGATGGCGCGCTCGGCATGGCTTATGGCGTCATCAGCTCGACACTGCTGGTCGGCATGGGGGTCCCGCCCAAGGTCGCGAGCGCGGGCGTCCATACCGCCGAGATCTTCACTACCGGGATCAGCGCCACCAATCATATCGCGCACGGCAATGTCGACTGGCGGCTGTTCCTGCGGATCGTCATTCCCGGCGCAGTCGGCGGCGCGCTTGGCGCTTATGTGCTGAGCAATATTCACGCCGACATCGCCCGGCCCGTGGTGCTGGCCTATCTCGCTGCGCTCGGCCTGATCCTGCTGTGGCGCGGGTGGACGCATCGTCATGTCATTCGCCCGGCCCGGATCGTCGAGCCATTGGGCCTTGTCGGCGGCTTCCTCGATGCGGCGGGGGGCGGCGGGTGGGGACCGGTGGTCACTTCCAACCTCATGGTCCAAGGGACCGCGCCGCGCTTCACCATCGGCACCGTAAACACCGCCGAATTCTTCGTCACCCTCACTATCTCGGGGACCTTTTTGTTCACCATCGGCTGGGACGCGTTCAGCACCGCGATCATCGGCCTGCTGATCGGCGGGGTGTTCGCCGCGCCACTGGGGGCGATCATCGCCAAAAGGGTCGAGGCGGACAGATTGCTGGTGCTGGTCGGCGCCGTGCTGACCGCGACCAGCGCCTGGGGCCTGTGGCGCCTGCTCGCCTGA
- the epsC gene encoding serine O-acetyltransferase EpsC has protein sequence MRLALIDYLDSVKERDPAARSRWDVILYPGAWALLYHRAAHWLWAGRLFWLARLVNHWSRMVTGIDIHPGATIGRNFFIDHGFTVIGETALIGDNVTIYQNVTLGGTNPSTGIGGKRHPTLEDGVVIGSGAQVLGPITIGEGGRVGANAVVTKDVLPRTTVVGIPARPVPVDLVHYSPGFIPYGTPCGEDVDPLRARLTTLEEELAELRAELKSLRARGEALPESKAS, from the coding sequence TTGCGCTTAGCTCTTATTGATTACCTCGACAGCGTGAAGGAGCGGGACCCCGCCGCACGCAGTCGGTGGGACGTGATCCTGTACCCCGGGGCCTGGGCGCTTTTGTATCACCGCGCCGCGCACTGGCTGTGGGCCGGCCGTTTGTTCTGGCTGGCGCGGTTGGTCAATCACTGGAGCCGGATGGTGACGGGGATCGACATCCACCCGGGCGCCACGATCGGCCGCAATTTCTTCATCGACCATGGCTTCACCGTGATCGGCGAAACCGCGCTGATCGGCGACAATGTCACCATCTATCAGAACGTGACGCTCGGCGGGACCAATCCATCGACCGGAATCGGCGGCAAGCGCCATCCGACACTCGAGGACGGCGTAGTCATCGGCTCGGGCGCGCAAGTGCTGGGGCCGATCACGATCGGCGAAGGCGGCCGGGTGGGGGCCAATGCGGTAGTGACCAAGGACGTGCTGCCGCGCACCACCGTGGTCGGCATCCCGGCGCGGCCGGTGCCGGTCGATCTGGTCCATTACAGCCCGGGCTTCATTCCCTACGGCACGCCGTGCGGCGAGGATGTGGATCCGCTGCGCGCTCGGCTGACGACATTGGAAGAAGAGCTGGCCGAGCTTCGCGCCGAGCTGAAATCGCTTCGGGCGCGGGGAGAAGCCCTGCCGGAGAGCAAGGCTTCGTGA
- a CDS encoding DUF2794 domain-containing protein, giving the protein MSSVTPFPVRPDRKAVATFDRVELQRILDLYGRMVAAGHWRDYAMQFAPDLASFAAFRRTAERPEIRIEKRPSLRLKQGAWALVGEHGVILKRGGELHGILAPLERRLLRLVED; this is encoded by the coding sequence GTGAGCAGTGTCACCCCCTTTCCGGTGCGTCCCGACCGGAAGGCCGTCGCCACCTTCGACCGGGTCGAATTGCAGCGTATCCTGGATCTCTACGGGCGAATGGTCGCGGCCGGGCACTGGCGCGATTATGCGATGCAGTTCGCGCCCGATCTCGCCAGCTTCGCCGCCTTTCGCCGCACCGCCGAGCGGCCCGAGATCCGCATCGAAAAACGCCCCTCGCTTCGGCTGAAGCAAGGGGCGTGGGCCTTGGTCGGTGAGCATGGGGTCATCCTCAAGCGGGGCGGGGAGCTTCACGGCATCCTCGCCCCGCTCGAGCGGCGCCTCCTCAGGCTGGTTGAGGACTGA
- a CDS encoding glycine zipper 2TM domain-containing protein, which translates to MRTMMMAIAAAGLTVPAATLTVAAPAEAQRYYNGKTWYDGQGRLRCKRNNGTTGLIVGAAGGALIGRAIDTQGSRATGTILGAAAGALIGREVERSRKRYVCR; encoded by the coding sequence ATGCGGACCATGATGATGGCAATTGCCGCCGCCGGTCTTACCGTTCCTGCCGCCACCTTGACCGTGGCCGCGCCTGCCGAAGCTCAGCGCTATTATAACGGCAAGACCTGGTATGACGGCCAGGGCCGCCTTCGCTGCAAGCGGAACAACGGCACCACCGGCCTGATCGTCGGCGCCGCCGGCGGTGCGCTGATCGGCCGTGCGATCGACACGCAGGGCAGCCGCGCCACCGGCACCATCCTCGGCGCCGCCGCCGGCGCGCTGATCGGCCGCGAAGTCGAGCGCAGTCGCAAGCGCTACGTCTGCCGCTAA
- a CDS encoding SOS response-associated peptidase — MCNLYSMTATVDEMKRLFGPFEGERDNLPAFGEIYPGKPAPVLRRKDDGGLKLEIMEWGFPGPAAAKGRPVTNIRNLASPFWRSALNRTDRRCVVPVTRFCEWEGEKGAKRKVWFGLHEGADPLFAFAGLWRPGEGGVPYMAFLTCDPNGVVGAVHPKAMPVMLRAADVPTWLDSEAATACALAVPYADADMCRLP, encoded by the coding sequence ATGTGCAATCTGTATTCGATGACGGCGACGGTGGACGAGATGAAGCGGCTGTTCGGCCCGTTCGAGGGCGAGCGCGACAATCTTCCGGCCTTCGGCGAAATCTATCCCGGCAAGCCTGCGCCGGTGCTTCGCCGCAAGGACGATGGAGGGCTCAAGCTCGAGATCATGGAATGGGGCTTTCCAGGACCGGCCGCGGCCAAGGGGCGGCCGGTGACCAACATCCGTAATCTCGCCAGCCCCTTCTGGCGCAGCGCGCTCAATCGCACCGACCGGCGGTGCGTGGTGCCGGTCACCCGCTTTTGCGAGTGGGAGGGGGAAAAGGGCGCCAAGCGCAAGGTGTGGTTCGGGCTGCACGAGGGCGCCGACCCGCTGTTCGCCTTTGCCGGCCTGTGGCGGCCGGGGGAGGGCGGGGTGCCTTACATGGCGTTCCTCACCTGCGACCCGAACGGCGTGGTCGGCGCGGTGCATCCCAAGGCGATGCCGGTGATGCTGCGTGCCGCCGATGTCCCGACCTGGCTCGATTCGGAAGCTGCCACCGCTTGTGCGCTTGCGGTGCCTTATGCCGATGCCGATATGTGTCGTCTGCCGTAA
- the rsmD gene encoding 16S rRNA (guanine(966)-N(2))-methyltransferase RsmD has translation MRIIAGKWRSRVIAAPPSLSTRPTADRTRETLFSMLASRIGSFEDLMVADLFAGSGALALEALSRGAAQATLVETDAAARKTIAANAATLGAEVKLLAGSALKLPPVAAPFDLIFADPPYAAGSGNAVVAAVERAGWLAPGGWLAIETARGDRVEPGTLRLDAERDTGPARLTLLQR, from the coding sequence ATGAGGATCATCGCCGGCAAATGGCGCAGCCGGGTCATCGCGGCGCCGCCTTCGCTTTCCACGCGCCCCACCGCCGACCGCACGCGCGAAACCCTGTTCTCGATGCTGGCGAGCCGGATCGGTAGTTTCGAGGATCTCATGGTCGCCGATCTCTTCGCCGGGAGCGGCGCGCTGGCGCTGGAAGCCCTGTCACGCGGTGCGGCGCAGGCGACCCTGGTCGAAACCGACGCCGCGGCGCGCAAGACGATCGCCGCCAATGCCGCGACGCTCGGCGCCGAGGTCAAATTGCTTGCCGGCTCGGCACTGAAGCTGCCGCCCGTCGCTGCGCCCTTCGACCTGATCTTTGCCGATCCGCCTTATGCGGCCGGGTCGGGCAATGCGGTCGTCGCGGCGGTCGAGCGGGCCGGGTGGCTGGCGCCCGGCGGCTGGCTGGCGATCGAAACCGCGCGCGGCGACCGGGTCGAGCCAGGCACGCTGCGGCTCGACGCCGAACGCGACACCGGGCCGGCCCGCCTCACCCTGCTCCAGCGCTAA
- a CDS encoding TraB/GumN family protein, with product MARLFRSILLGTALGLASPSLAQTAQPTPAAATLPDTDPALWVAKDSDTTVYLFGTFHALDGKTDWFNDEVKAAFDRSSKVYFEIVKPENAAEMAPLVQKYWMATDGKPLTSRLSEKGKKDLAAALASVGGTTAMVEPMKPFAASMMLAALGMQKVGKTGEQGAEAVITAAAKAGNKPIDQLETLEFQMQLFDKLPEAEQIRMLEYTAATFGDMESTFAKMTKAWNAGDADGLAAMMNDMQTQSPAMHQLMLTGRNATWAKWIEERMKTPGTVFVAVGAGHLAGKDSVQDYLAKSGIKTARIKY from the coding sequence ATGGCCCGCCTCTTCCGCTCGATACTGCTCGGCACCGCGCTCGGGCTGGCCTCGCCCTCGCTTGCGCAGACGGCGCAGCCCACTCCGGCCGCTGCCACGCTGCCCGACACCGATCCCGCTTTGTGGGTGGCCAAGGACAGCGACACCACCGTCTATCTGTTCGGCACTTTTCACGCGCTCGACGGCAAGACCGACTGGTTCAACGATGAGGTGAAGGCCGCGTTCGACCGGTCGAGCAAGGTCTATTTCGAGATCGTGAAACCCGAAAACGCGGCGGAAATGGCGCCGCTGGTCCAGAAATACTGGATGGCGACCGACGGCAAGCCGCTGACGTCCAGGCTCAGCGAAAAAGGCAAGAAAGATCTCGCCGCGGCGCTGGCCAGCGTCGGCGGCACCACCGCGATGGTCGAGCCGATGAAGCCCTTCGCCGCCTCGATGATGCTCGCCGCGCTCGGCATGCAAAAGGTCGGCAAGACCGGCGAACAGGGTGCCGAAGCCGTCATCACCGCCGCCGCCAAGGCCGGTAACAAGCCGATCGACCAGCTCGAGACCCTCGAATTTCAGATGCAGCTGTTCGACAAGCTGCCGGAAGCCGAGCAGATCCGCATGCTGGAATATACCGCCGCGACCTTTGGCGACATGGAATCGACCTTTGCCAAGATGACCAAGGCGTGGAACGCCGGTGACGCCGACGGTCTTGCCGCGATGATGAACGACATGCAGACGCAAAGCCCGGCGATGCATCAGCTGATGCTGACCGGCCGCAACGCGACCTGGGCCAAGTGGATTGAGGAGCGGATGAAGACCCCCGGCACCGTGTTCGTCGCGGTCGGCGCGGGCCATCTTGCGGGCAAGGACAGCGTCCAGGACTACCTTGCCAAGAGCGGGATCAAGACGGCGCGCATCAAGTATTGA